The following coding sequences are from one Rutidosis leptorrhynchoides isolate AG116_Rl617_1_P2 chromosome 11, CSIRO_AGI_Rlap_v1, whole genome shotgun sequence window:
- the LOC139875341 gene encoding uncharacterized mitochondrial protein AtMg00810-like — MATSSPHLVDSSMFLNPVKHRQVVGALQYVTLSQLDITYVVNKVCQFMHAPTEHHWYVVKIILRYLHGTLNHGMLIRRASETTLRAFMDSHWKCTSSTKLSSLEAFSNADWAGCLDDRISMGGYVI, encoded by the coding sequence ATGGCTACATCTAGCCCCCATCTGGTTGACAGTTCTATGTTCTTGAATCCAGTTAAACATCGACAAGTTGTTGGTGCACTTCAATATGTTACTCTTTCTCAGCTAGACATCACCTATGTAGTCAACAAAGTTTGTCAATTTATGCATGCCCCAACTGAGCACCATTGGTATGTGGTTAAAATAATATTACGTTATCTTCATGGTACACTTAATCATGGTATGCTTATACGTCGAGCCTCTGAAACTACTCTTCGGGCATTTATGGATAGTCATTGGAAATGTACTTCATCCACAAAACTATCATCTCTTGAAGCATTCTCTAATGCTGATTGGGCTGGATGTTTAGATGACAGGATATCAATGGGGGGATATGTCATATAA